DNA sequence from the Leptospirillum ferrooxidans C2-3 genome:
GAAGCATCTCGAAAGCAAAAATACCTCCTAGTGTCCTCCCATGCCAGGTGAAGGCATCAGTCCCGGATTGGAATTGAGTCCGGGCATACCGCCCGTCTGCTGCTCTCTCGTCGGCCAGGTATGCAAATGGTTCGGGTCACCAACATCGATCACAACAAGCCTCAGGAGATGATCTCCATCCGGAACCGGCCGACGCATGGCCATGACCTTCCCGATGGCGGTCACCCGTTGGCCGGAGGTCAGGGCAAAACGGTTGATTGGCCCATCGAACCGCAATAAGACAAGACCGGACGGAGACATGGATTTTTCGGGTCTCATGTCATTGTTCAGGGGATACAGATTGACCTCCATGAATCCCCTCTCCCTGGTGTTCCGGATCTCGCCAATGGTTCCTCCGATCAAGACTGTCTCTCCGGCAATCTCCTTGTAGTCCCGGATAATCGAAGAAGGATCGAGGTCCGTAACAACTCCGGAAAGCTGCTTTTCAGTAAAGACAGGAGGGTTCAAAAAAGCACATGCTCCCAAGAAAAAATAGAGACCAACCGTGTATAACAGTTTCTCTTTTCGATCAAAACGCCTACACATCAACATTCTCCTTTTGAACCGGTCCGACAATTCGGGTATAATGGCCTTAAGGTATTCTTTCAAAAGGGACTTCCGAAACCCAATCCAACCGAACGACTCTCAGGAAGGATTCTCCCATGTTTTCGGCAAACTGGCTAAGAAGCTCTTCCTCAAGTGACCATCTCTTGAGGGCTCCCCTTGACTCTTCCCATAAGATCCCTGAAGGAACAGCCTGGAAAAAGCCTCTTGGCTTCATAAGGGAGGAATCCCGACTGACCCTTTGGCCGGTCGACCCATACCGGATCTTTGCCTCCGTGAGGATCGCAAACTCCGACCAAAGGTTCAACCACAGGGTGATCACGTCACTCATCATAAGGGTTCTGGATATCACCCACTCTCCCTATGCCTCCGGAGACGAGTTCGAGGACCAGACCAACCATCAGCACTGGGAAAGTCTTTTCAATACCGCAAGCTACACTTTCGACATTGCCCTCGCCGGAGCAACATCCTGGTATATTCCTCTTTGGGATTCCGAGCGGATATTCACCGCTTTTCTGGGAGGCTATCCGACGGACGCGCCGGGAACATTTCGATCCATTTTAAAGTCCAATGTGATCAGGACACCTTCGGGAAAGGTCCATCCTGGTGTCGGCATTTTGCACCACCACTATGGACAGGAACGAAAAGAATCGATTTTCATAGCCTCCGGAGACTCCTTCCTGAAAGGAGCTTCAGAAGTGGACACTTTTCATCACTTTCCCGGCAGCTCCGAGAGACATCTCGCTTCCGGCCCCCAAAAAAATCTTCCATCCTCTTCAGAATACAGGAGTCGTGCATGAGCCTTTATGAGCGCTTTCGAACCATTTTTCTGGCCAATGCCAATACCGTGGCAGATCACCTCGAAGATCCTGCTGCCATGATGGCCCAACAGATGAGAGCACTGGATGACAAGCTTCAAAAGGCCCAGGGAGAGCTGGTGAAGGCGGTGGCCGAAATCAAGCTTCTCGAACAGAAAATCCGAGACGATGAATCCCAGGTCGCCCTCTATCAGGAGCGGGCGGAAAAAGCCGTCAAAGCGGGGAATGACGATCTGGCAAAAAGAGCTCTTGTGGAAAAAAGCCGGCTTTCGGCCGATCTTTCCGAAATGACCAGGCAGCGGGATGAACAGCAAAAAGTGGTCTCCGAAATTGAGGGGGATCTTTCAAAGCTGAGGGACATGCATGACGAGTTCGCACGAAAACAGTCCATGCTTTCTCTGCGGGAAGAGAGGGCACAGGCCTCCCAGGAGGTCAACAGCATTCGTGCAGAGATCGACCCCGGCCATCTTGGCTCTGAAATGAAACGGATGACAGACAAGATCGACATGATGGAAGCACAGGCACAGGCAACAAGAGAGATTGCGGATCGACAATCCGGAGCCGACCTGGACACCGCCTTCCGGGAACTGGACAAAAAGTCCCCGGATATCGACTCAGAGCTTTCCAATCTCAAGAAAACCCTTGGTGCCCCCTGATATGGGAAAAAGAAACCATCGCCTGAAGCCTGCCCGCATCAATCCTTTGACTGCTTTTCTTTTCTTTGTCTTTCTATTCCTGATGCCGCCGAATGCCATGGCGGCACAGACCTTTGAGGACGGCCTTACCCTTTACCATCAAGGGAACCTCGAGGCGGCATTCAATGTCTTCAGGGACCTTCATCAAAGCCACCCGACTGGGACAGGAAAGCTTCTCTATTTCATGGCCCTTTCCTCGAACAGGCTTCACAGGCACCATGAAGCGCTCAGATACCTTGACGGGGCGATCCAAACAAACCCTTCCCTTTCCTTTGCCAGAAACAAGGCTCATGTGAAAACGCTGAGGGAAAGGCTTGTCAGGGAAACCAGCCAGTTCTCTCCGGATTCTTCCGGAAACCGGTTGCCACCACCAGTCTCCTCCCTCTCCGGGCTTTCACCCGAACCATCCCATGGAGGCCACTCAACCTTGATGATTGCCATGATTGTTGTCTTCGCCATCGCCCTTCTGATCTTTGTCGCAGGACGACTGGGTGAAAAGAAAAAAAACGAACTGCAAAATCAGACCAAAAGGCAAATGGAAGAGACCGGGGCCAGGCTGATTGCCGCCATCGACAAGCTCAGGGAGGAAAAAAGCTACTACCTGCTCGACCATCCCGACCAGAAAAATCTTCTGGAAAAGGCTTTTGCCAATCTTGATACATCCTATGTCCGGGTCCTGACGATCATGAAAGAAGCCGATACACAGGGGACGGACTGGGAAGACCGAAACAGGAGGTTCGAAGCGGCACTCGCTCCTGTCGATGAAGCCATCAGGCAAATTCGATTCATCATGGAACCGGGAAGTGCAGCTCTTCCCCCGTCAGGGGAAACACCGGTCCCTCCCTCCGTCAACATGCACCCGAATGCGGAGAATCAGCCCCTTACAGGGGGATCGGATCCTTCAAAGTGTATTTTTGACGGAAATGATGCTACTAACGGCAGGACCATTTCCCTTGAGCGGGATGGAAAAGTCGCGTTTGTAAGGGTCTGCCCCAAATGTCTGTCCGAAATGGAAAGCAATTATCAGAGGACCGGTAACTATGCGCCACCCCAAAACGCCTTCGGTGGCGGAATGGGCTTCATGGGGGGAGGCATGGGCTTTGGAGACATGATGCTTATGGACTGGATGATGCATTCGGGAGAGCGTCCGGAGGTGGTCAACAACTACTATCCTTCACCTGAGTCGGGAGGATGGCAGGGTGGAGGCGATCACGGCCGGGAAGATCGCGAAGGATCCATTGGTGAAAGCAGCGACCGCAGCTGATGCGCATTCTGTTTTCAGCATCAAATGGTCTGGGACTTGGACATCTGAACAGACTTCTGTCCTTGGCTCTTGCCATCCGGAACGCGGAACCGAAACATGAGATCATCTTTCTCACGAACTCGGAGGCCGGGCCGTATCCCGAGGAATTTCCCTTTTTCACAATCCGGATTCCAGGGAAGTCCCGCGCGAAAAAATCAGGACTGACCCTGAAGTCCTACCTCCAGACGGTGCGTCCCATTTTCTGGCAGGCAATTGCATCGTTTGATCCGCATGTGATCGTGGTAGACACCTTTCCGGAGGGGCCGGAAGGAGAGCTCAGGGCCATTCTGGAATGGCCCATCAAAAAAATATTTGTGTTCCGGGAAATCGATCCGGACCGTTGGCCAGAAGACCAGTTCCAATCCCTTCTCTCCCCCTTTCACAAGATTCTGGTTCCCCACAATCCCGGAGAAGTCCCTCTTCCTTCTTTCTTTGACACAGACCCCAGAGTCCATTTTATAGGGCCAGTAACAGCCCCCCTATCGTTGCACGGCCGGGAAAAGGCGAGAGAGCTTCTCGGAATCGATACCGATCCAACCCTTCTCGTGACACTCGGCGGGGGAGGGGATCCGGATTCTGTTTCCTTATCCGGGAAGGTCGCCAATTTTTTGACCAACCGGAAGATCTCCTTCCGCCTTGCGACCGGACCATTGGCAAGGATCCCCTCCACGCAGGAATTTCCCCGGGACAAGATCCTTTCCCTATGGCCCCTGAAACCTTGGCTGTTGGCTTTTGATGGAATCATTTCTTCGGGAGGATACAATACATTCCATGAGGTGATCGAGTCCGGGCTCCCATCCTTTTTCATTCCGTTTCAACGAGCTCTGGATCCTCAGAAAGATCGTATTTTACGGGCGGTCTCCCAAGGTTTGGCATTTTCTGCGAAATCGTCGGCTCCTCATTTGGTCATGGAGGCTCTCGACCATTTTCTGGAAAACAGATCCAACCTGTTTCAATCCTTAAAAAAGACAGAAAAAAAGGTGATGAGCGGTGCGGAAAATGGCGCATCTTTCATCCTTGACCATCCAATCAATGCGCCAAAGGGGACTTAATACCTTGCATCCATTTCTGGACAAAAAAAAGATCATCCTTCATCTTCGTAAAACATCTATCACCATTTTTTTTCTGGCCATCGTTCATTGGGCCGCTCCAGCACAATCGGTTTGGGCCGGGGAGCAACCCTCTTCCCTTCAAAGCACCCTGCTTCAATCGGTTTCCGGAATCTACCTGACCCATATCCCCGGAGCCTTCACCATTTCAGCAATTGCTTCACAAAAGGGACTTCTCTATCGGGGAGAGATTTCTGATCCGAAAGGATACGTTCATATCCTTTCCCTTCAAGGTCCGGGGAATGAACGGGTGATCAAGAAAAAAGGAAAGTCGCGAATCTCTTTTTTGCTTTCGCCCTTCCAAAAAGATCAGGTGGACGGATTCACCTTTGAGACCAAGACCGGCTGTTTCACACTTGTGGTCTGGCAAAGTCCTCCCAAGAAACTTCCAATCATCCATTTAAATGGCTACACACCAAAGATCACAAAAACGCCTCTTGTTTTTTGCGGACACAATCACAGCATCCGACTTGAATGGCAGGGTCGTCTTCCATCTGCAAAAGGCTCTTGAGCCTTCCCCCCTCTATCCGGTACACTATCTCTTCCCATCTCTTGCCGGAGTGGCGAAATAGGCAGACGCAAGGGACTTAAAATCCCTCGGCCGCAAGGCCATACCGGTTCGATCCCGGTCTCCGGCACCAATAATCAAGCCAATTATGAAGATCCTTTCCCCTTCCCTTTGACTTTTTGGGACACTCAGCTCCAAAAGATGTCCCGAATAATCAGTAGGAAAAATGGCGACCTTTGAAAAAAGGGGAGACTTTCAATGGCGCGCCCCTTTCCGTCCATGCTGATCTGGATGTTCCTGGACAAGAGACGTTCGATATAGCTGTTGCTGGTGAAACGGCTTCCCTGATCGCTGTTGAAAATGGCAGGGAGAGCGGTCGAAAAAGCCCGATCAACATAGTCCAGGACAAACGGCATCTCAAGTGTCTGGTCCAGTTCCCAGGACACGACATACCGGGAATGCCAGTCGATAATGGCGACCAAGTACATCAATCCGTGGGCCAGTCGGATATACGTAATGTCGACCCCCCAAATGTGGTGCGGATATTGGGCGGTGATATTCCGGAGGAGATAGGGATAGACTTTGTGCGAAAGAGCCCGTTTGCTGAGATTCGGCCCTGGATGGATCCCCTCGATCCCCATTTCCCGCATGAATGTTTGAACACGCTCCCGCCCCACAATGAGTCCTTCCCTTTTGAGAGAAGCCGCAATGCGCCGACTGCCGAAGAAAGGCCAACGGGTGGTGATCTCGTCAATCCGGTGCCGAAGAGAAATCTCTTCTGGCGATGGGAGAACCGCCCGGTAATAGAGCCCGGAACGAGACACGCTCAAAAGCTTGGATTGGGTGGAGAGGGGGAGTTCCGGACAGTCGGAGTCGAGCAGATCCTTTCAATCGGCATGGCTCAGGCTATCCCGGATTTTTTTTAACCAGACCAGTTGAGTCGTCAGTTGGCCGATTTCCTGAACCAACGCCATGACTTCTTTTTCATGAGTGGTTTTGAGCGCTTAGGTCCGAGAATCGCTAAACAGATCCGGAAGCCCTTCCACGGCCTGTTTTTTCCACTTCAGAAGCTGGGAATAGTGGATCTTGTGGTCGGAAGCCAGCTGGGTCACGCTCTTTTCTTCTTTCAGAATCTCGAGAACAATCTTGACCTTCAAATCAGTGGAGTAATGCTTTCTAACAGAACTCATAATGTTCTTAAAACCTCCCTGTGTTTTGTCTAGAATTTCCCATCCACTATACTCCGAAATCCCAATTACCTTTTAGGCAGCACTCACATGCACATCCACGTGAACTCCCACTTTAGAAAGCATTTTCACTAGGGAATCGATACTGAACTTCTGAATCTTTCCCTGAAGCAGATCATTTAAGCGGGGCTGAGTAATTCCAAGTATTTTTGCCGCCTCTCTTTGGCTCAACTTCGATCTCTCCACGAATCGTTCGACCTCGAGCATTAAGCGGGACCGGATCATGAGATGTTCCGCCTCAGTCTCCGAAAATCCCAGATCCTTAAAAACATTCTCCGATCCTTCTTCCCATTCCGGATTCATGTCCGTCTCTCCTTTAAAACGATGTTCAATCTTTCCCGAGCCAACTCAAGATCCCGCTGGGGAGTCTTTTGGGTTTTCTTCACGAACGAGTGAAGGATATACAAAGCCTCCTCGAACTGTGCGACATAGATGATCCGATATTCGTTCTCCGCATGGATGCGAATCTCGCGGACACTAGGGCCAACCCCATGCAAGGGCTTCCAGTCTTTTGGATCGAATCCTTCCTGAAGGCGATAGATCTGGTATCCGGCTTCCCTTTGAGCCATTCTGGAAAAATGTTGCTGAAGATCTTTTTTCGAATTCCCGATCCAAATGACTCGCTTCATAGAGAAATGATATCAAAACCAATATCTAAGTCAATGGAGCCGAAATGGTAAAGAAGATTTTTCAGGTCCGTTCTAGTCTGAATAATCATGAGACACCTTGGGACAATTTTGGGACACTTTGGATAAAAAATCCTGTGTAAACAGAAAGTCACCATACATCACAAGATATTGACACTTAGGTTGAGTCCATATAATGCTGTAAATTCTAAATTGGCTTGAAATTGAAAAAGGCCACTGTCTTCCCCGAGAATGGGTGTTGTCCAGACAACCTATTCTCAACAAGGAGGAAGCACAATGGCCGACATTAACGTTACCCTGAATCCGGATCTTTTGCCAAATCTTCTGTCCGATGATGGCGAAGGAATGAAAAAGCTGGTCGAATCGGTGTTGAACCAGGTTCTGGAAGCCCAGATGGTCGAGCATCTGGGGGCGGATCGTCATGAACGCTCGAGCGATCGGACGGGCTATCGAAACGGATACCGGGAACGGCAACTGATGACCCGGGTGGGAACGCTGATCCTTCGAGTTCCCCAAACCCGGGACGGACATTTTTCGACCGATCTGTTCCGACGCTACCAGCGCTCTGAACAAGCCCTGGTTCTGGCGCTGATGGAGATGGTGGTCCAGGGAGTCTCGACCCGTAAGGTCACGCATATCACGGAAGAGTTGTGTGGCGCCCAGTTTTCGAAGTCCACAGTGAGTTCCCTGGCCACGGGTCTTTCGGCCCGGGTCAACCATTGGCGAAACCGGAGGCTTGCTGGTCCGTATCCCTTTCTTCTGCTGGATGCCCTGGTGATCCAGGTGAGAAAGGACGACAGCGTGGTTCCGGTCGCCGCCCTGATCGCGACGGGAATCTCGGAAGAAGGGCAACGGGAGATCCTGGGACTCACGTTGGGAGACAGCGAAAACGAGGCTTCTTGGGACGACATGCTGCGGGACCTCAAGAGCCGGGGACTGTGTGGGGTGGACCTGGTGGTCTCCGATGACCACAAAGGGCTCAAAAAAGCCGTTCAGAGACACTTTCAGGGAGTCCGCTGGCAACGATGCCAGGTGCACTTTCTCCGGAATATTCTGGGTCATGCGCCGGCCTCTCAACGAGGGTCCCTGGCACTGGCCCTGGGACGGCTGTTTCGGGCGGACACGAAAGAGGAAGCCCGAACCATAAAGAACGAGATTTTTGAGACCTTTGAGAAGAAAGCTCCCAAGTCGATGGAGTGTCTCGATGAAGGCTTTGAGGAATCGCTCACGATTTTGTCCTTTCCCCGGAAATATCGGGTCAGGCTCAGAAGCACGAACTCCCAGGAACGACTGAATGAAGAGGTCCGAAGACGGGAACGTGTGATCCGGATCTTCCCCAACGAAGACTCGGCGATCCGACTCATTGGAGCCCTTCTCTCGGAGTTCCACGAACAATGGAGCACAGGGAAGAAGTATTTCGACATGGCCGAATATCTGGAGTGGAAGAAGCAGGAACCTCTCAAAACCCCTTCTCTCCTTTCGGTCGTCGAATAATTGATGAATTCCATTTCTCGGGAAGAAAATTTACAGCAACTTTTGGACTTGACCGACACTTATGGATTGTCAAAAAATTTCCTGTGATAAATCAGCTTACTAATCGGACCTAAAATCACTCGGCCGCAAGCCCATACCGCTTCGATCCCGCTCTCCGGCACCAATAATCAAGCCAATTATGAAGATCCTTTCCCCTTCCCTTTGACTTATGGGGACACTCAACTCCAAAAGATGTCCCGAATAATCAGTAGGAAAAAATCGCGACCTTTGAAAAACGGGAATAGACAGAGTGGCGAGTAAAGATCCGGCATAGGGAATGGCCATTTCCAACGAAGACGCAGTCAACCTTGGACCGGGCAATCTTTCGAGACTCAAAAGAAGCCGAACTGACCAGACTGACGGAACCCCTGTGGATCAATATTTTGAAAAAGTCCTCTTTCATAAACGTAGTCACTCCAGGGAAAAGAACTACCTCGAGTGCTGGAGCTTATTCCTCACGCTCTCTTTCCTCGATTTTCCCCAAAGATATCTCCCAATACCACAAGGAACACCGGAAGGCTGTTTCATCCGGATTTTCCAATCAGGAAACAGAATCCTTTCTGACTTGCTTCCGGGCGAAGGTTAGGTCATCAAAAGATTCGGGCGGGACCGAAGGGTTACCCCGATACGAACTAAAAAAGCGGGTCCCCTGCAGAGGAGACCCGCTTTCTCAGAATCCAGAGAGCGGCATTTACGACGCGATCCGAATCTCCTTCTTTTTCCTGATAGCAATGATTCCCAAGACGCCCAGACCGGATCCGAACAAAAGCCATGTGGAGGGTTCGGGCGTCGGAGATACATCGAGGGTTTGCCCATTGCCCAGCACTGTTCCGTTCAGTCCGGGCAGAAGGATGAATGGAGAGCTATTTGGAGGGTAATCATTGAAGTTGAGGTTGTCGAGCGGGATTTGAGTATTACTCACAAAATACTGAACGTCGGAGAGTGTTAGGCTCTGGGCCGAACCGTTCGTGACTTGAAAAGAGAGTGGCCCGACAAAAGGAAGCTCCTCCCAGACCCCGCCGGTTGTGCTAGTTCCTGTAATCGTTTCATTGAGATAAATGATGGCCCAAGGATCGGGCAAGTTGGAATTGCCCCCGTTCAGACGACTGATGGTCGCGGCCGGTAGGTTCTGAATGTCCGATCCGTTTAAACTCCAGAATTCATTACTGAGAACCAAGGGAGTTGCGGGCTGGAGTCCGGCATCAAGCCCAAAGTGGGGGTCGAGGGTGTTTCCGAAGGGATAGGCAAATCCGTTGCTTCCCGAAAATGTCACCGTAGTGGTGTTGGAGGAGGCGCTGTAGCTGACCTTGATAGGGTTCGGGTTAAGGAAAGCATCAGTATAATTGGAAAGAGGCTGTGCTGGAATGACCGAGGTGACGTTTCCCTGAAAGACCATCTCGAAATTGTTGGGAGTGGCTCCTCCGGAAGGAAGAGGGTCAAACTGGTTGAAAAGGTCATCAGCGGTTCCTCCCTGGACGGGAGTCAGATTGAGCGTCTGCGTCTCCCCGCAATTGATGCAAATAGTTGCCTGAGCATAGCTTTTGGGCAGTAGAAATGTACCGAGAAGCCCCATAGTCAGAAGCAAGTATTTCAAATAATCCTTACGAATATTCGTTTTGAGCATTGGGGGACTACCAATAAGTGTTAGATTGCTGGGACACTGACCCCACTTAAACCATTTCATTTTCATAACCTCTTTGAGGGATCAGGGTGAAGGCGGGGAATCTCTATGCCAAATGGCCAATTTTGTAATTGGCGCACGGAAGAGTGCAATTTTCTTACCAGAGAAAAATCGTTCGACTTGGGGGGATGAATAGATAATATTTTTACATATTTATCATTGTATTAATAGATCTTATGAAATCCGATGATCTTCTTAACGGATCAATTGAGTATTAAAAACCATGACACATGTCAAATTTTCTGACAATTTTAACCTCAGAGATCCTTAGGATGGAGAGAAGAGACCTTACCCCAACCCAAGAATGAATGTTATTCCTTGCAGGTTAGAGGAATGGTTAAGCCGGATTGTCTGGGCAGCCGAAGCTGCCCACAGGATGGCAAATACCCCTCATATACCCATCTTTATGGTTTTTCAAGAGTTTCTATCTTGGGTTCGTCCGAATGTCGGAAGAAGGTTCCTGATTTCCCCTTTCCCTTAGTCATAGAGAGGGGAAACAATATAGCAGAGCCATTTCAGAAGGATTGTCTTTGCCTGTTAAAACCCATCAGACCATATCAAAGAGCAGTATCTCAGCATCAGGTAGCCCTTTTAAGGAAATCAGCCCTTCATTCAGAATTTTGCCACCATCTCCAGCCTTCAGTATCTCTCCGTTGAGGTTCACCCCTCCTCGAACCACCTGGACAAAAGCCATTCGACCTTCCCTCAAAGGAAATTTCAAAACAGATTCATCTTCCAGGAGGCTTCCATAAAAGAAAACGTCCTGATGGATCGTCAGGGACCCATTTCGACCATCGGATGACCCCAGAAGACACAACATGTTTTTTTTGTCTTCATCGGAGAAGTGTTTCTGCTCATATCCTGGAGTCAGGCCCATACGGTTTGGCAAAACCCATATCTGGAGGAAATGGACCGGATTATTTCCGGAGCCAATGGACTCGCTGTGCAAAATCCCCGACCCCGCAGTCATCCGTTGAATATCTCCGGGAACAATGGTTGAGCCATTCCCCATGCTATCCTGATGATTTAGAGCACCGGACAAAACATAGCTGATGATTTCCATATCTTTGTGGCCGTGCTTTCCAAACCCCTGTCCAGGCTGAACGCGGTCTTCATTGATAACCCGCAAACTGCCGAATTGCATCTGCTTAGGGTTGTAATATTCAGCAAATGAAAAGGTATGATAGCTATCGAGCCACCCATGATTTGAATGCCCACGTTCGGCGCTTTTCACGATTTCAATCATCTGATCCTCCAGAACATCACCCGATATGATTGCTTCTCTAAAAGAACGCGCTCAAGAGCAAATCCGACTCGCCATTTGAGCCTTTGAGCCATTGGACGCTCAACAAATGTATTATACCTCTTGTTGATATTGTTGATCACAATAGCGTTTGGCTGGAATATTTTTCCAATCTCTGAAAACAAGATGGAGATTTTACCCAGCAAAATACTTGCCCCGATTGAACCCATCTGGATCATAGGGCTCTTTCGTCTTGGGTTGTATAACAGATCGGCCACACAAAAGAGATCATTCACTCAATCTTCACCGGAGGTCTTGATGAACAGTCCCTATCCCCGACCGGGGAAACGAATGCATCAGGGAGAGTCCTGAAATCCCCAACTTCATCCGGCTGTTCCAGGTGACAACGGAGAAATCAATGCGGCTCTTGCCTGCGAAGAAGATCTGATTCAAGCTAGAGAAAGAAAAAAGGATCTCCACTCCCATAAAAGAGCGCCATAGCGAGTTGACCAGATCACAAGACTCACTGGAAATTCACCATCCAAAGGAAACGAATGGCTCTCCCCTCTTCCCCCACTCCATCAAGGATCAGTCTCTCCGGACTTTATCTTGTGAATTTCTTTCTGGGAGAAATCATAGGCGTGGGAGTTCCCTTTTTGACCGATTACCTGAAATACCACCATTGGTCCTTTCAGGAGATCGGAATCGCTACAGCGATGATCGGTGTGGGGACGGTCATATTTCAAGGTTTTTCTGGTGTGATCGCAGAGGTGATTCCCCGTCACCGACTTCTTATGGGGGTGGTGATTTTGCTATATGGGGCCTCATTCTCCCTCCTTCCCCTTGATGTCGACAGCCATGCCCTGACAAATTCCTTTTTGTTGATATCTGGCATGGCAAGTTCCTTCTTTGCTCCCCTCTCGGCGACCCTGGCCTTTTCCCTGTCAGGACACCAACTATTTGCCAGAACAATGGGAAGAACACAGATGTGGAACCATGCAGGCTTTCTGGTTTCTGCGATGGGAACCATCTTTCTCATTCACCATGTCGGGCTATGGTCAGGGTTTGTTCCCATCGGTCTTGGATCCATTCTGGCAGGTGGATCCATTTTCCTCATTTCTCAGAAGGATCTGATTTATCACAAAATGGCGGATTCTCCTCTCACCGATCCGTCATCCAATAGTGAAATGGATACAATCGAGGACAACAGGACCCTTTGGAATGTTTTTACCGATTTCTTCCGGGATCCTTCGATCCGGATCCTTTTGATCTCGACGACGTTGTTCCAGATTGCCAATGCTCCGGTCATGCCGCTTCTGCTCCTCTATCTCAGATTCTTAGATGGCGGCAATGGAAAACTGGGCTGGGTGGTTTTTATCGCCCAGGCGGTCATGATCCCCACTGCATGGTGGGCGGCAAAATACAGCGCCAAATGGGGACATAAGATCATTTTTTCCATCGCGTTTTTTGTGATGCCCATTCGTGCGCTGATCTGCTCTTTCAGCATGAATACGGACATTCTTCTCGCCAGCCAGATTCTGGATGGAGTGGCGGCCGGAATCTACGGGGTTTCTGTGGCCTTGATTGTCGCTGACCTGACCCGGGGCAAAAAAGGGTTCAATATGTTGATGGGACTTTCGATGATCGCGATGGCTCTGGGATCTGTCATAGGGCCGATTCTTCAGGGAATATCGGTGGGAAGGGTCGGGTTCCGATTTTCTTTTCTGGTCTTTGGTGTAGTCTCATCCATTGCCGCCATTCTCTTTTTTCATTACATGCCCCACGAGATCAGAAACTCTTTTGGCCAGGATAAAAGGACGGAAGAGCCAGATCTTTCAAAAGAAGCGCAGATAAAGCATTAATGATGATGTTTCAAGACCACAGCAGAACCAAGGATCCGGACTCTGACAACAAAGAGTTTCTTCGAGATTTTGTGATAATAGATCAAGACGTTCTCATTTTTCTGAAGTGATTTGACTCCGACACTTTTCCCTTGGAAAAACACAGTCGTTTGTGGGGTCAGATTCCAGACGACATCCTTTTGCCGATGGTTTGCCCCTCTCATCGTTGCGGTCAGCGTCATAGGGTGATCCTGAAGATCCACCTTATCCAAAATACCTTTGACCATGTGCAACACCGGTGTCTTTTTTGAAGCTGACTTTTTCCCGGAATGTGTCCCTTTTTTACTGAAAGATGCTGATTCCGTCCCTGCCTTTGCTATTTTCAAAAAACCGCCTACAGAGATAATGAAAAGGCTCAGGATGAAAACTCTCAATATTTTAGTGCTCAGCAAATAAATCATCGAGGCTCCAAAAAATTGTTATAGAAATTTTTCTCAGTTAAGAATTCAAAACCATTGAATAGGAAGCAATTAACAGATTGTAATCAGACTAGATCAGCCGAACTTCTGAAGGCAATAAAAAAGGGAAGGAGGTTTCCCCCCTTCCCTTTGAGACACAAGATCAGGTGATTTTAGTATGCGAAGTCGATACCAACGGAGAAGTTGTTGGCTTCGACGTTGCCGAAGTAGGAACCTCCGCTTGCACCAGGTG
Encoded proteins:
- a CDS encoding PEP-CTERM sorting domain-containing protein, which encodes MLKTNIRKDYLKYLLLTMGLLGTFLLPKSYAQATICINCGETQTLNLTPVQGGTADDLFNQFDPLPSGGATPNNFEMVFQGNVTSVIPAQPLSNYTDAFLNPNPIKVSYSASSNTTTVTFSGSNGFAYPFGNTLDPHFGLDAGLQPATPLVLSNEFWSLNGSDIQNLPAATISRLNGGNSNLPDPWAIIYLNETITGTSTTGGVWEELPFVGPLSFQVTNGSAQSLTLSDVQYFVSNTQIPLDNLNFNDYPPNSSPFILLPGLNGTVLGNGQTLDVSPTPEPSTWLLFGSGLGVLGIIAIRKKKEIRIAS
- a CDS encoding IS256 family transposase; its protein translation is MADINVTLNPDLLPNLLSDDGEGMKKLVESVLNQVLEAQMVEHLGADRHERSSDRTGYRNGYRERQLMTRVGTLILRVPQTRDGHFSTDLFRRYQRSEQALVLALMEMVVQGVSTRKVTHITEELCGAQFSKSTVSSLATGLSARVNHWRNRRLAGPYPFLLLDALVIQVRKDDSVVPVAALIATGISEEGQREILGLTLGDSENEASWDDMLRDLKSRGLCGVDLVVSDDHKGLKKAVQRHFQGVRWQRCQVHFLRNILGHAPASQRGSLALALGRLFRADTKEEARTIKNEIFETFEKKAPKSMECLDEGFEESLTILSFPRKYRVRLRSTNSQERLNEEVRRRERVIRIFPNEDSAIRLIGALLSEFHEQWSTGKKYFDMAEYLEWKKQEPLKTPSLLSVVE
- a CDS encoding pirin family protein, producing MIEIVKSAERGHSNHGWLDSYHTFSFAEYYNPKQMQFGSLRVINEDRVQPGQGFGKHGHKDMEIISYVLSGALNHQDSMGNGSTIVPGDIQRMTAGSGILHSESIGSGNNPVHFLQIWVLPNRMGLTPGYEQKHFSDEDKKNMLCLLGSSDGRNGSLTIHQDVFFYGSLLEDESVLKFPLREGRMAFVQVVRGGVNLNGEILKAGDGGKILNEGLISLKGLPDAEILLFDMV
- a CDS encoding MFS transporter; its protein translation is MALPSSPTPSRISLSGLYLVNFFLGEIIGVGVPFLTDYLKYHHWSFQEIGIATAMIGVGTVIFQGFSGVIAEVIPRHRLLMGVVILLYGASFSLLPLDVDSHALTNSFLLISGMASSFFAPLSATLAFSLSGHQLFARTMGRTQMWNHAGFLVSAMGTIFLIHHVGLWSGFVPIGLGSILAGGSIFLISQKDLIYHKMADSPLTDPSSNSEMDTIEDNRTLWNVFTDFFRDPSIRILLISTTLFQIANAPVMPLLLLYLRFLDGGNGKLGWVVFIAQAVMIPTAWWAAKYSAKWGHKIIFSIAFFVMPIRALICSFSMNTDILLASQILDGVAAGIYGVSVALIVADLTRGKKGFNMLMGLSMIAMALGSVIGPILQGISVGRVGFRFSFLVFGVVSSIAAILFFHYMPHEIRNSFGQDKRTEEPDLSKEAQIKH